From a region of the Hyalangium ruber genome:
- the hrpA gene encoding ATP-dependent RNA helicase HrpA codes for MSGDSPVPNPGGLPTLHFPPELPISSRVEDITAAITAHQVVIVAGATGSGKTTQLPKVLLAMGRGRPRQIGVTQPRRIAATSVAARVARELGTELGTDVGYQIRFEDRSSRQTAVKFMTDGVLLAQIHSDPLLSRYDTVVLDEAHERSLTIDFLLGWLKRILPRRPDLKVVVSSATIETERFSQFFGGAPVIQVEGRTFPVDVLYEPPPEDAELADSVADAVANVLSLDPDGDVLAFLPGEREIREAENALNARELRGTVVQPLYARLSAAEQSRVFATIPERRVILATNVAETSVTIPGIVYVVDTGVARLSRYDPRSGTTRLHIEPISQASADQRKGRCGRVREGICVRLYDEASFTTRPAFTDPEIKRTGLAGVILRMKSLGLGDVEDFPFLDPPQPRAIAEGWRVLEELGAIEGKDRTLTPLGHQLARFPVDPRIARMILAGAEYGCLDEVLIVAAALNLQDPRERPRELAQKADELHRRFRDEHSDFTGLLKLWAFVREAEGRGTSHLRRVCRDNFLSFLRVREWRDVQRQLEETVRELRLPRKGQGAPARGDVLHQALLTGLLSRIGQWNPEQRHYTGAKQTRFMVHPSSALAKKPPAWVMAFELVETSQLFARTVAKLDPEWLAAAAPHLLKRSYSEPHWSEKSARAVVKENATLFGLQVFKERPVALASMDPARARLMFLEHALVRGEYRTRGAFQEKNRQVLERVARLRDKARRSELLDNEALLTFFDQRLPADVTDGASFETWRRKAEATDRDVLVLSMEDALSHDPGLSPAHYPDAITLHDASVPVTYTFDPAAEDDGITLSVPLLLLAQLVPGELDWTIPGWQREKLTALIEQLPRAQRKQLGPVPDLVARLEKELVPFRGPMIPALARAVSRLCGVDVPEESLRADAVAPYLRTTIRVLDERGKELARSRDADALLDEYGGRARAALRSAAPASDWERKGLTAWTFGELPPVVTRRVGGLALRSYPALVDRGATVDLVLLETSSAADAATRTGVRRLLMLAARGHVAVSAARMPLPFPSLDSAPPARGQADAFRALVLARSVDDAFKLAPGAPLPRTQAAFEALVREGSPRIERAARDWAGAVVATSSELAATLAALKAASKGPSGAAAVRDIRSQLGHLFPANLIEWIPFVRLLNYPRYLRAAQARLSRAVANPGKDAGKAAPFTPLWETFLARRATVRNQEAAQDLRWAFEELRVAIFAPEVTTPVSVTVANVGAALAALR; via the coding sequence ATGTCCGGCGACTCACCCGTCCCCAACCCCGGCGGCTTGCCCACCCTGCACTTCCCCCCCGAGCTCCCCATCTCGAGCCGGGTGGAGGACATCACTGCGGCCATCACCGCCCATCAGGTGGTCATTGTCGCGGGGGCCACCGGCTCGGGGAAGACGACGCAGCTGCCGAAAGTCCTGCTCGCCATGGGGCGCGGCCGCCCGCGCCAGATTGGCGTCACCCAGCCCCGGCGTATCGCCGCGACGAGCGTGGCGGCGCGCGTGGCACGCGAACTCGGCACGGAGCTGGGCACGGACGTCGGCTACCAGATTCGCTTCGAGGACCGCTCGTCCCGGCAGACGGCCGTGAAGTTCATGACCGACGGGGTCCTGCTCGCGCAGATTCACAGTGACCCGCTCCTGAGCCGCTATGACACGGTCGTGCTCGACGAGGCCCACGAGCGCAGCCTCACCATCGACTTCCTGCTCGGGTGGCTCAAGCGCATCCTCCCCAGGCGCCCCGACCTCAAGGTGGTGGTGAGCTCGGCCACCATCGAGACCGAGCGCTTCTCGCAGTTCTTCGGGGGGGCTCCGGTCATCCAGGTGGAGGGCCGTACCTTTCCGGTGGACGTCCTCTACGAGCCGCCCCCCGAGGACGCCGAGCTCGCCGACTCCGTCGCCGATGCGGTGGCGAACGTGCTCTCGCTCGACCCGGACGGGGACGTCCTCGCGTTCCTCCCCGGGGAGCGGGAGATCCGCGAGGCCGAGAATGCCCTGAACGCGCGCGAGCTCCGCGGCACGGTGGTGCAGCCCCTGTATGCGCGCCTGTCGGCCGCCGAGCAGTCGCGCGTCTTCGCCACCATCCCCGAGCGCCGGGTCATCCTCGCCACCAACGTCGCGGAGACGTCGGTCACCATCCCGGGGATCGTGTACGTCGTGGACACGGGGGTGGCGCGCCTGTCGCGCTACGACCCACGCTCGGGCACCACGCGCCTGCACATCGAGCCAATCTCCCAGGCCAGCGCCGACCAGCGCAAAGGGCGCTGCGGACGCGTGCGCGAGGGGATCTGCGTGCGCCTCTACGACGAGGCGAGCTTCACCACGCGGCCCGCCTTTACCGACCCGGAAATCAAGCGCACCGGGCTCGCGGGGGTCATCCTGCGGATGAAGTCCCTCGGCCTCGGTGACGTCGAGGACTTCCCCTTCCTCGACCCGCCCCAGCCGAGGGCCATCGCCGAAGGCTGGCGGGTGCTCGAGGAGCTCGGGGCCATCGAGGGCAAGGATCGCACCTTGACGCCGCTCGGGCACCAGCTCGCGCGCTTCCCGGTGGACCCGCGCATCGCGCGGATGATTCTCGCCGGCGCCGAGTACGGGTGCCTGGACGAGGTGCTCATCGTCGCCGCGGCGCTCAACCTGCAGGACCCGCGCGAGCGGCCACGGGAGCTCGCGCAGAAGGCGGACGAGTTGCACCGGCGCTTCCGTGACGAGCACTCGGACTTCACGGGGCTCCTCAAGCTGTGGGCGTTCGTGCGCGAGGCCGAGGGCCGGGGGACGTCCCATCTGCGGCGCGTGTGCCGGGACAACTTCCTGTCCTTCCTGCGGGTGCGCGAGTGGCGAGACGTCCAGCGCCAGCTCGAGGAGACCGTCCGCGAGCTGCGCCTGCCACGCAAGGGCCAAGGCGCCCCGGCGCGCGGGGACGTCCTGCACCAGGCGCTCCTCACCGGGCTGCTGTCCCGCATCGGCCAGTGGAATCCGGAGCAGCGCCACTATACGGGCGCGAAGCAGACGCGCTTCATGGTTCACCCCTCGTCGGCGCTCGCGAAAAAGCCCCCTGCCTGGGTGATGGCGTTCGAGCTCGTGGAGACGTCCCAGCTGTTCGCGCGCACCGTGGCGAAGCTCGACCCGGAGTGGCTCGCGGCGGCGGCCCCCCACCTGCTCAAGCGCAGCTACTCCGAACCGCACTGGTCGGAGAAGTCCGCGCGCGCCGTGGTGAAGGAGAACGCGACCCTCTTCGGGCTTCAGGTCTTCAAGGAGCGCCCCGTGGCCCTGGCTAGCATGGACCCCGCCCGGGCACGGCTGATGTTCCTCGAGCATGCCCTGGTGCGCGGCGAGTACCGCACCCGGGGGGCGTTCCAGGAGAAGAACCGCCAGGTGCTCGAGCGCGTGGCGCGCCTGCGGGACAAGGCCCGGCGCAGCGAGCTGCTCGACAACGAGGCGCTGCTGACGTTCTTCGACCAGCGCCTCCCGGCGGACGTGACGGACGGAGCGAGCTTCGAGACCTGGCGCCGCAAGGCCGAGGCGACCGACCGCGACGTGCTCGTCCTCTCGATGGAGGATGCCCTCTCGCACGACCCGGGCCTGTCCCCGGCGCACTACCCGGACGCCATCACCCTGCACGACGCGTCCGTGCCGGTGACGTACACCTTCGACCCCGCGGCCGAGGACGACGGCATCACCCTGAGCGTGCCGCTGCTGCTGCTCGCCCAGCTGGTCCCGGGTGAACTCGACTGGACCATCCCCGGGTGGCAGCGGGAGAAACTCACCGCCCTGATCGAGCAGCTCCCCCGCGCCCAACGCAAGCAGCTGGGGCCGGTGCCGGACCTGGTCGCCCGTCTCGAGAAGGAACTTGTGCCCTTCCGTGGGCCGATGATTCCAGCGCTCGCGCGTGCGGTGTCCCGGTTGTGCGGCGTGGACGTGCCCGAGGAGTCCCTCCGGGCGGATGCCGTGGCGCCGTACCTGCGCACCACGATCCGGGTGCTCGACGAACGGGGAAAGGAGCTCGCGCGGAGCCGCGACGCCGACGCGCTGCTCGATGAGTACGGGGGACGAGCACGGGCGGCGCTGCGCAGCGCGGCACCGGCTTCGGACTGGGAGCGCAAGGGGCTGACGGCCTGGACCTTCGGCGAGCTGCCCCCCGTGGTCACCCGGCGGGTCGGCGGGCTCGCGCTCCGCAGCTACCCCGCGCTCGTAGACCGGGGCGCTACCGTGGACCTGGTGCTGCTCGAGACATCCTCCGCGGCCGACGCGGCCACGCGCACGGGAGTCCGCCGGCTCTTGATGCTCGCCGCGCGCGGACACGTGGCCGTCAGCGCCGCGCGCATGCCACTGCCCTTCCCGTCCCTGGACAGTGCGCCGCCCGCGCGGGGCCAAGCCGACGCCTTCCGGGCGCTCGTCCTCGCACGCAGCGTCGATGATGCGTTCAAGCTCGCACCGGGTGCGCCGCTGCCCCGCACGCAGGCGGCCTTCGAGGCGCTGGTCCGTGAGGGCTCACCGCGCATCGAGCGTGCGGCCCGGGACTGGGCGGGCGCCGTCGTTGCCACCTCCTCGGAGCTCGCTGCGACGCTCGCTGCACTCAAGGCAGCCTCAAAGGGGCCAAGCGGCGCGGCGGCCGTGCGGGACATCCGCTCGCAGCTCGGGCACCTGTTCCCCGCGAACCTCATCGAGTGGATTCCCTTCGTGCGCCTGCTGAACTACCCGCGCTACCTCCGCGCGGCCCAGGCACGGCTGTCGCGTGCGGTGGCGAACCCTGGCAAGGACGCAGGGAAGGCCGCGCCCTTCACCCCCCTGTGGGAGACCTTCCTCGCCAGGCGCGCCACCGTGCGTAACCAGGAGGCGGCGCAGGATCTGCGGTGGGCCTTCGAAGAGCTCCGCGTGGCCATCTTCGCTCCGGAGGTGACGACGCCCGTGTCTGTGACGGTGGCGAATGTCGGCGCGGCCCTCGCGGCGCTGCGCTAG
- the mnhG gene encoding monovalent cation/H(+) antiporter subunit G: protein MSASASLWVDAVTGLLAALGGLAALIGSFGVLRLRSFFQRVHAPTLGATLGTWCLTLATVVQVSFENGQLYVHALLIAVFMGLTGPVTTVFLMRAAVFRGRLRGTEIPVPTVDEPPSV, encoded by the coding sequence ATGAGCGCGTCGGCGTCTCTGTGGGTGGATGCGGTGACGGGGCTGCTCGCGGCGCTCGGCGGGCTGGCGGCGCTGATCGGATCGTTCGGGGTTCTGCGCCTGCGGAGCTTCTTCCAGCGCGTCCACGCGCCTACCTTGGGCGCGACCCTGGGAACCTGGTGCCTCACCCTCGCGACAGTGGTGCAGGTCTCCTTCGAGAACGGGCAGCTCTACGTCCATGCGCTGCTCATCGCGGTGTTCATGGGACTCACCGGACCGGTCACCACCGTGTTCCTGATGCGCGCCGCGGTGTTCAGAGGTCGCCTGCGCGGCACGGAAATTCCAGTGCCCACCGTGGACGAACCCCCCTCTGTGTGA
- a CDS encoding K+/H+ antiporter subunit F has protein sequence MSPLLSWPLAFALGCLTLAMMLALARMILGPRAEDRVLAFDCLYVNTMLVILSLGLIYRSSSYFEAALLIALFGFVGSTAMSKFLLRGEVIE, from the coding sequence ATGAGCCCGCTGCTCTCCTGGCCGTTGGCCTTCGCCCTTGGCTGCCTCACCCTCGCGATGATGCTGGCCCTCGCACGAATGATTCTCGGGCCCAGGGCGGAGGACCGCGTGTTGGCGTTCGACTGCCTGTACGTCAACACGATGCTGGTCATCCTTTCGCTGGGGCTCATCTACCGCAGCAGCTCCTACTTCGAGGCGGCCCTCCTGATCGCCCTGTTCGGGTTCGTGGGCTCCACGGCGATGTCCAAGTTCCTCCTGCGCGGAGAGGTCATCGAATGA
- a CDS encoding Na+/H+ antiporter subunit E: MKWLLPSPVLSVALFLLWILLMQSLSAGTLVLGAILAIFWPAVTAKLRPAPVRLRRPLVMAHLFGRVLLEMLWSNVEVAWAILTRRSRDIRSGFVHVPLELRDPNGLAALAMIVTFTPGTAWAQLSADNRVLLLHVLAIQNEADLVALIKRRYESPLKEIFE; this comes from the coding sequence ATGAAGTGGCTCCTGCCGTCCCCCGTGCTCTCGGTGGCGCTGTTCCTGCTCTGGATCCTGCTCATGCAGTCGTTGAGCGCGGGGACACTGGTGCTCGGCGCCATCCTGGCGATCTTCTGGCCCGCGGTGACCGCGAAACTCAGGCCGGCGCCGGTGCGGTTGCGCAGGCCGCTCGTCATGGCACACCTGTTCGGCCGGGTCTTGCTCGAGATGTTGTGGTCGAACGTCGAGGTGGCCTGGGCGATCCTCACGCGACGCTCGCGCGACATCCGCTCTGGCTTCGTCCACGTTCCGCTCGAGCTGCGGGATCCGAACGGGTTGGCCGCGCTGGCGATGATCGTCACGTTCACGCCAGGCACTGCCTGGGCCCAGCTCTCGGCGGATAATCGCGTCCTGTTGTTGCACGTCCTCGCCATTCAGAACGAGGCGGACCTGGTGGCGCTCATCAAGCGTCGTTATGAAAGTCCGCTCAAGGAGATCTTCGAATGA
- a CDS encoding monovalent cation/H+ antiporter subunit D — MPHLIVAPILLPMLTAATMLLLGEGKRPAKLVLGMISAVLGLAVAAALLVWVQEYGVVAYLPGNWPARFGIALAVDRFSAVMLVLTWVLGACALSFAAVRWHRAGVHFHPLSQLQLMGLSGAFLTADVFNLFVFFEILLAASYGLLLHGAGRPRVRAGVHYVAINLAASSLFLIGVSMIYGITGTLNMAELSARLSEGAVANRHLIDAGAAILAVAFLAKAAAWPLNFWLVPAYASATPPVAALFAVLTKVGIYALVRLWTLMFAGGPLAGFGADGLFVFGLVTSVLAALGMIASHRLAAQAAWGVVVSAGTLLAALGFGEQAVLGGAVFYLVSSTLASCVFFLLVDIVERWRAGATVVDEAPFLSATLEAQDVNLDDEEEPLVALPFPVSTALMALAFVACALLLSGLPPLSTFIGKLGMLSAALAVREEAGSVPTRAWLFTGGLLGSGLLVLIALTRTGIRTFWSEMQRAPPRVRAAEGFPVVALLAACGALTIAAAPTMDLARVTAQSLYDRRGYIDAVLGAPVRPPPPAQEAAR; from the coding sequence ATGCCACACCTGATTGTGGCGCCCATCCTCCTACCGATGCTGACGGCGGCGACAATGCTCCTCCTGGGGGAGGGGAAGCGCCCCGCCAAGCTGGTGCTGGGGATGATCTCCGCGGTCCTGGGGCTCGCCGTCGCGGCGGCGCTGCTGGTGTGGGTACAGGAATACGGCGTCGTGGCCTACCTGCCCGGCAACTGGCCGGCGCGTTTCGGGATCGCGCTCGCGGTGGATCGCTTCTCGGCCGTGATGCTGGTGTTGACCTGGGTCCTCGGCGCCTGTGCCTTGTCCTTCGCCGCCGTGCGCTGGCACCGCGCGGGCGTTCACTTCCACCCGCTCTCGCAGCTGCAGCTCATGGGGCTGTCTGGCGCGTTCCTCACGGCAGACGTCTTCAACCTCTTCGTCTTCTTCGAGATCCTGCTCGCCGCCTCCTACGGCCTGTTGCTGCATGGGGCCGGAAGACCGCGAGTCCGAGCGGGTGTGCATTACGTGGCCATCAACCTCGCCGCCTCGTCCCTCTTCCTCATCGGCGTATCGATGATCTACGGCATCACGGGGACGCTCAACATGGCGGAGCTCTCCGCGCGCCTGTCCGAGGGGGCGGTGGCCAATCGGCACCTCATCGACGCGGGAGCGGCCATCCTCGCGGTGGCCTTCCTGGCCAAGGCGGCGGCCTGGCCGCTCAACTTCTGGCTCGTCCCCGCCTACGCGTCGGCGACTCCACCCGTGGCGGCGCTGTTCGCCGTGCTGACGAAGGTCGGCATCTACGCGCTGGTGCGGCTCTGGACGCTGATGTTCGCCGGGGGACCGCTGGCGGGATTTGGCGCGGACGGGTTGTTCGTGTTCGGGCTGGTCACCTCGGTGCTCGCGGCCCTCGGGATGATCGCCTCGCATCGGCTCGCTGCTCAGGCGGCCTGGGGGGTGGTGGTCTCCGCTGGGACGCTCCTGGCGGCGCTTGGCTTTGGCGAGCAGGCTGTCCTCGGCGGCGCGGTGTTCTACCTGGTGAGCTCCACGCTCGCCTCCTGCGTGTTCTTCCTGCTCGTCGATATCGTGGAGCGCTGGCGCGCGGGCGCCACCGTCGTGGACGAAGCGCCCTTCCTGAGCGCGACGCTCGAAGCGCAGGACGTCAACCTCGATGACGAGGAGGAGCCGCTCGTCGCGCTGCCGTTCCCCGTGTCCACCGCCTTGATGGCGCTGGCATTCGTCGCTTGCGCGCTGCTCCTCTCCGGCCTGCCCCCCCTGTCCACCTTCATCGGAAAGCTCGGCATGTTGTCGGCGGCGCTCGCGGTGCGTGAAGAGGCCGGGAGCGTTCCCACCCGTGCCTGGCTGTTCACCGGCGGGCTACTGGGTTCCGGGCTGCTCGTCCTCATCGCGCTCACGCGAACGGGGATCCGCACCTTCTGGTCGGAGATGCAGCGCGCGCCGCCCCGGGTCCGGGCGGCGGAGGGATTCCCGGTGGTGGCACTCCTCGCCGCGTGCGGAGCGCTGACGATCGCGGCTGCCCCCACGATGGATCTCGCGCGTGTGACGGCGCAGTCCCTCTATGATCGCCGCGGGTACATCGACGCGGTCCTTGGTGCCCCGGTGCGGCCGCCGCCCCCGGCGCAGGAGGCCGCGCGATGA
- a CDS encoding Na+/H+ antiporter subunit C — MEVVLAIAIGVLTGSGVWLLLRPRTFQLVVGLSLLSYAVNLFIFSIGGLAIDKEPILVEGVPQDLSHYTDPVPQALVLTAIVIGFAMTALLLVVILASRGMAGTDHVDGTEA, encoded by the coding sequence ATGGAAGTGGTACTCGCGATCGCCATCGGAGTGCTGACCGGCTCTGGCGTGTGGCTCCTGCTCCGGCCTCGCACGTTCCAGCTCGTCGTCGGCCTGTCGCTCCTCTCTTACGCGGTCAACCTCTTCATCTTCAGCATCGGGGGCCTCGCCATCGACAAGGAACCCATCCTCGTGGAGGGGGTCCCGCAGGATCTCTCGCACTACACGGACCCGGTGCCCCAGGCGCTCGTGTTGACCGCCATCGTCATCGGCTTCGCGATGACGGCGCTCCTCTTGGTCGTCATCCTGGCCTCGCGTGGGATGGCGGGGACTGATCACGTGGACGGCACCGAGGCATGA